Proteins from a genomic interval of Nematostella vectensis chromosome 5, jaNemVect1.1, whole genome shotgun sequence:
- the LOC5502944 gene encoding secretory carrier-associated membrane protein 2: MAEGGYGDPENPFADPSVTDMTSGASRGLGDFNPFAEQDTSSGLTTKPSPTTTAAPPPQLPPQPQAKTQPSQPAVLQTHQDPPPYVIENEQENLRKRQEDLERKAAELQRKEQELQRMQYSGYRENNFPPLPEWFKLKPCFYHDIQVDIPIEYQKLCRFLFIRWQAYSFVMFYNFIVALALLITAATGNHNEGKTFGLSILYLVWNVPASFLCWYRPAYKALKNDSSFSYIIFFLIFFLHISINIYYTLGIPGGGSCGFITATDTWHGTNKAVSIMMFICAAMLLAGVGIDCILIVKVHRIYRQAGASLEKAQGEFAKGVATNPHVQTAAAAGVRNAMSNQK; this comes from the exons ATGGCTGAAGGTGGATACGGAGATCCAGAAAATCCTTTTGCG GATCCTTCTGTGACTGACATGACGAGCGGCGCTTCTCGCGGCCTTGGAGATTTCAATCCTTTCGCGGAGCAAGACACTTCTTCTGGCCTCACGACCAAG CCCTCTCCAACGACAACAGCAGCCCCTCCTCCTCAGCTACCACCACAGCCCCAGGCTAAGACACAGCCAAGCCAACCAGCCGTGCTTCAGACACATCAAGATCCTCCGCCTTATGTG ATAGAAAATGAGCAAGAGAATCTAAGGAAGAGACAAGAG GATTTGGAGCGAAAGGCAGCTGAATTGCAAAGAAAAGAGCAAGAACTACAGCGCATGCAGTATTCAG GCTACAGAGAAAACAACTTCCCGCCCCTGCCTGAATGGTTTAAGTTAAAACCGTGTTTCTACCATGACATTCAGGTGGATATCCCCATTGAGTACCAGAAATTGTGCCGGTTCCTCTTCATTAGATGGCAAG CTTACAGCTTTGTGATGTTTTACAATTTTATCGTTGCATTGGCATTGTTAATCACGGCTGCTACAGGCAACCACAATGAAGGGAAAACATTTGGTCTTTCTATCCTCTACCTGGTCTGGAATGTCCCAGCCAGTTTTCTATGCTGGTATAGGCCAGCCTACAAAGCACTAAA gaATGACAGTTCATTTAGCTACATCATCTTCTTCCTGATTTTTTTCCTGCACATATCCATCAATATTTACTACACGCTGGGGATCCCTGGTGGGGGGTCATG TGGGTTTATAACTGCCACAGATACGTGGCATGGCACCAAcaaggcagtatccatcatgATGTTTATTTGCGCTGCAATGCTGTTGGCCGGAGTGGGCATTGACTGTATTCTAATCGTCAAA GTCCATCGGATATACCGCCAAGCTGGTGCCAGTCTTGAGAAGGCGCAAGGCGAGTTCGCCAAGGGCGTGGCCACCAACCCTCATGTCCAGACAGCAGCTGCCGCTGGGGTCCGCAATGCAATGTCCAACCAGAAATAA